AACCTTGCTTATCATCTTCAGACTTTTTTCAAACCCTGAAAATTTGGTTGCATTCGACGCTTCTAAAGAGGACCTTAGTAGTCCTCATCATCATAACTCCAATCCTCATCCTCTTCATACCTCTCGCTGCAGCTGCTTCCAGACGATGCATGAGAAGTATCACTCTCTCCAGATGACGACTCATCCTCATCATTGCTCTCATCCTCTTCACTTTCTCTGGAGACATCGAGAAGATCATCATCAGTTGCACTGGAATCATCAACATGAGCATCTCTGGGTTCAATCCTCACTAGTGGTTGTCTTTCAACTTTGGGCTCACCTTCCTGCATGGTTCTTGCAAAAATCTTTGGATTTGCTCTTTCAAACTCGAACCGCCTTCGCAACCTCCATTCTTCATACCTCTCCATTCTTCGTCTGTCCTCAACAGCATCAGATCCTTCATCACTGGTGTTTATCTCCTCTAAATGATATCCATACCCTGTATCAAAACTTGCTTATGAATCGCTCTCAGTTGCACTACCATATCTTGGTCCTTTCTGATTTCTCTCTGACCTTTCTTCCATCTTTCTATCTGATCTCTCAAAATGCTTCGGCAACCAAGCAACATATAACGATTCTGTCTCTTCCTCTtccgtc
Above is a genomic segment from Papaver somniferum cultivar HN1 chromosome 10, ASM357369v1, whole genome shotgun sequence containing:
- the LOC113315661 gene encoding uncharacterized protein LOC113315661, coding for MASSGTSIPENPVDSDQYNQAKNLAFSLEMEELQGLRDEVHGEINRRAIEIVDRQREEDEKKKTEEEETESLYVAWLPKHFERSDRKMEERSERNQKGPRYGYGYHLEEINTSDEGSDAVEDRRRMERYEEWRLRRRFEFERANPKIFARTMQEGEPKVERQPLVRIEPRDAHVDDSSATDDDLLDVSRESEEDESNDEDESSSGESDTSHASSGSSCSERYEEDEDWSYDDEDY